ttagatacTCGTAATTAGTAGCGAGCTCTTAaagagtagcttatttaaaatagaccttttttactttattacttactaacgagttagtaatataagtagcgaccttcttttatatattaataatatagctaaaaatataaagaacgtAGCTACGCTTATAAGAGTTAAAGCTACCCtactccttagtattatagaactttataaaaatattttaaataaactaagtagcgctatatagctccttaagaacttaagaaatatcgttagttaatattttagtaacggATTAGCGAGAACTCGACGACTTATAGTAAAATActtccttttattaatttaataaataatatacttaataatataagcgttagtaatataaacgagctcgttaatattataatataagttagctaagtaatatatatagggaGCACCGCCGCGGAGACTATAaaagccctttttaaaattatactttacattaagtatattttaaatacgcaaaataataaatattttagtaaatacttagtaataatatagtaagagagttataattaagaaacgatatagaattagaatattataaaaagagaagtatagttatataaaaaagaatttataaaacggttactaaataaaaaaagggaaaaaaaagtaaatacgtaactagtaataaaaagaaaatcttttactatacttaatagcttaataataataataattataaagttaggtaggcttttatatattataatagttagaatactttattataaatatatattactaacttagtaactagttagcgcgctattactaaataataataataaggtatccgttaaataaagagataggagtaatactttattcttaaataaaaaaggatattattaataccttatagaatttattacgaataacgacgttaatagctttattattagcgttaaaaaaagatattatataataactttagggactaaagttacgtaaggggagaataattataataaatttaaaatacgGCTAGTAATaggacgctaataacttagtaactagtatacggatcgtattataaaagaactttttaaaaagtaaagcccttataaaggactctataagctttagttttataatatacctatacttatattatagcctcgctagttaagtacttatagcctaatctcttatactaaaattaaagaaatattagtatttacatacgaattactaatatatactaatatttaaaaaacttaaataaatcctttatttataatttaaaaaagaaaaaccaACTTtatttaggttatttatacttaaatatactatatatactagttgttaatattatataatatatacttatatagctatagtaagtTTAATTTTCCCCATACAAAATTTACTATGGGGaaattttaacttaatattactaagcgagaaaaaatactactaatccaaaaaagattttattagaaaatctatataagtaagttatatatagctGAATTTCAGCGTATATAACtgagtattacttaagttatttagatttaaaataatatttcttaactatataatttttaatatttaaggctttagtattattacgtaataaagacctagtatataattataaaaatactgtACTCTTTAAATTTGACTAATATTCTACTTAatgtattttttatataatttaatacatataaataagctagataagtatataattaaaaatagtaggtTTTGGTGTAGCCCTACTAAAATAGGGtgggccaaaagggggggtggGCCAAAAGTGGGTGGTTTGACTTATATAACCGTAGCCAAGTGTTGTGTATTGGCAAGATCGAGCATAAAATATACTGCCATTCTTTGTCCCTCTCAAAACCATTTACGTTGTTGGCACAACAATTTGAGCCTCGGGGACGCTAAAACACCACGAGGACAATCGTCTAAACACCCAATACCACTTTTCGACAGCTCGATGGAGGCCAAAAGTAACCCATTCTTTGCGAACGAGCAAAACTGAATAGAAACGCATTGTCTAAAATCAAAACATACAACACCAGGTATTCGCTGGTCGTCACCGACCCAACTACTAATCCGGCCCTCATTGGCTTATCTATGGGAGAGCGGACGGGATCCCGAGTTTTCCAATGGGTATGGTCGTATGTGACAGTTCTCAGGCAGATCGTGTCTATAGTCCTAACATAGCAAGGTTACAGTGCAGCAAAAGAAGGCCGCGAGGGGTCCAACAGAGCTAGAGTAATGATCTCTAGTCTAGTACAACACCATGCATCTTCTCAGGTGCTGATCAATAGTCTACTCAGTAGGTAGTGTCGTTTTCGTGAAACACTAGTAGAGATTGCTCAATGATTGTGCAACAAGAATGAAGCGAAGCTATGATAGCTTGATGTTGAAGTTGAAAGCGTGAGGTTGCGCGCGTCACCGCGCAGGCCGTAAGGGTAGATCGGCCGTGCCCAAGGTAGGTACGCGCCTTAGGCAACCAGAACTTACCGCAACACTGTGCACAAGCCAATCTCAGTCTGTCACTCGAGTTCAACACTTACATTTCCCTCTTCTTCCCGTTCATTTTTGTTTGGAGCTCGCCTACACAACCGTAGACATGGCTTCCGGTCTTCCTATCGCCACGTACGTGTCATTGCACTTCGACACGTCGAGCCGTTGGCTGACCTTTTGTGCCACAGGGTATACGTGCGAAACCTCGAGGAGCGCGCCAAAGTCGACCAGCTGAAGGATGCGCTGCTTCAGATCTTCTCCGATTACGGCAATGTAATTGACATTGTCGCCAAGACGAATCTCAAGGCAAAGGGCCAGGCTTTTGTCGTCTTTGACGATCCCGAGGCTGCGCGCAAGGCCATCGAGGAGGTTCAGGGATTCGAGCTATTCGAGAAGCCTATGCAGCTGGCCCTGGCCCGGACGAGGAGCGACGCGACCGTCAAGTCGGTAGGCAACGACGACGAATTTGAGCTTCACAAGCGCCGCCGCTTGGCTGAAAAGGGTAACTTCATTTCGCCCTTCACACTGCCTTCTCTCGCTACTGTGAACTAGAACGGTTTGCTGACCATGTCCTCTCATCACCAACagacaagaagaaggcgTTCGAGGCTGCCGAGGAACAGAAACGTCTCAAGAGACCTGGCCCTGGCGGTGCACCGGCAGCAGATGCCCGTCCTGCCAAGGCTGCTCGTGGAACTGGTCTCAAATCCACAAATCCCTCTACCACAGCAGTCATTCCCGACGAATATCTGCCCCCGAACAAGATTCTCTTTGTACAGAACTTGCCCGACGACTACGACATCGAGGCTGTTACCAGTATCTTTGGCCGTTTCGAGGGTTTCCGTGAGGTCAGATTGGTGCCTGGACGCCGCGGCATTGCCTTTGTAGAGTACGAGGGTGAGCAGGGTGCCATTACGGCGAAGGAGAACACGGCGGGCATGGTGCTGGGAGACACGCACACGATCAAGGTCACATACCAGCGCCAGTAAGACGGTTGATTGGGACGAAGGTAACAGCCTCAACTCTGTTTGCATGTAGGGAGGTAATAAATGTGTTCCGGCAGGGTACTAATGTTTACAACGAGTGCGTACCCAATGAAAGCTACCTTAGTCTAATAACACCGCACCCGACGCATGCTTGATCGTCACCTCTCAATCCGTGCCCCAAGGACTAGCTAGAAGATAACGTCGTTGTCTTCCTCCGCAGCAAGAATGTCGCCGGGGCCTGACGTATCGCCCTTCTCTTCTGCTGCCCGTGCAGCCTTTTTGGCCTTGATCTCGGCGTCTGCGGCAGCAGTGTCTCTCTGTTTCTTTCCGGCAACCTGCAGTGCACTGTGAGAAATTGCCATCAAGATCTAACGGACCTCCACGTACCTTTTTAAGTCTGTAGAACTCCTCTCTGTCAAGTTCGTCCAACTCCGAGTTAATGTCTGTAGTAAAAGTTAGATAGGTATCCCGAAGTAAGGCATACAACATACACTTGATGGTGTTTTCTGTCCTCGGAATAATAACGTGCTCGCTGGTGAGACGGTCAGTGGTGGATTGCCAAGATGATCTCGCAGGCATCTTACATGGCGTTTACTGCAAAATGTTAGTCAATCGCTAAGAAGTTCAACGTTTGATCGAATACTTACCACGTCGATTAACGACCTTGATAACCTCATCCAAAATAACGAAAGCGGTCTTGGCGCTGTTAGCGCTTCTGCAGTGTTCAATGGAGACGCGCGGCGGCGTACCTGTAGACTGGCAAGTTCGACCAGAGCTTCAACAGCACGGGCATATGTCTCGCGACAACGCTGGACCTGCTGACCACCCTTGCCCAAGCCCGTGAGGCCGAAATCGTTGTTTCCTTCAGTTACGTAGCTCTCGAATGCCGGGAGTAAGACACCAGAAACGTTCTCCTGCTTGGTACGCACACGGAAGCGAGCTGACCGGGCCGACTCCTGGATCTGGTATCCGATATCACCGCCCACGGCGTAAGTGACCTCAGCCAAGGAGAAGGAAGCAATCTGCATAACGCGTCCCATCTTTCTCTTCGCCTCGTCGATACGTCTTGTAATTTCTGTTCAGGGCGCAGTCACATCGGTCAGCCTAGGTTCGTCTCGGACTGGAAGCGGCACTGCCAACCTCGGAATCGCCTGTATCATGGAACACGTCAGTGAATCAAATCATACTGCAAGATACAGTTCATTGCACACATACTTGGTCAAGGCCTCGCTCTTTCTTTTCAACAGACTGTGACCAGTTTCGGCGCCCTTGAGCTTGGCCTTCATGATACCCAGCGACTGGCGCGTGGGGAATACCGCTTCTCGGTCCTACACAGATGCATCGACATATTAGAAAGCTCCGTGGTCGACTCTGGATGATGTAGGAGGGCTTCGGCCTACAGGAGCACCCGACATGGTGCTGGATGATCGGAATGGGCGATGGTATAGGTTGGGCTTGGAATTGAAAGGAGATCGGAGGGGAGGTTCGAGACGATTCGCACGGCAGCGAAGGGCGGAGGCAGTTGGGCGCAAGACGGTCGTCCACGATATAGTCGACAAGGAGGAGCTGGAGATGTTGTTAGGCGGCCTTTGGCTGCTGTTGCGTCAGTGCTCAGAGCCGGCTCAGCGATGGGACGCTAAGGTGGAAGTACCTACCTCAAGCGGCCCCCCAGAGATGGAGTCGGGTACCTGGTAAACATAAGGTAGGTGGATCGCTGGCGATTAGCAGTCCACTGATAAAGCTCAACAGTGGGCTGTCTTTATCCGCGCGTGAGCGTCTCACGGACGCTAAAGCGGCACGGCGCCTCCATTGCGATATGCTTGTATCAGTGGCTGGGACTGCCGCCCAACTTATCCCAATAGCCGAGCGCCATCCCAAAAATACAGGACGTGGCGCATGCGAGAAAAAGTACCTTGGTTGGTCGACCTTGCCAGACTGCATCGTAAAGGAACGATCTGTCGCCTAGTTCGCGCCATGATCATCTTTTGAAATCGCGCCCCCGGAAGTTGCGAATTCGTCCCCAACGCGACCTGCACAAGGCGAAAAGGCGCTCTCTGCGCTCGAGCTGTCAGTCTCTTGGTTACTCATGGCCTTTGGACAAACGGCCTGAACCAAGATGCCTGCTCCCACGCTTCTCAACGGCTCTCAGAGGCGGCCGGAACTGCACCTCGTTGTATGCGCCGCCCATCCTCCTACTTGCCCTCTTCGTCTTGTCAACACTGGAGATAGAAGCTAACAGTGCCCGATAGAGCGACGAGGACTCCGTATACGAACAGGATATCCTGCGAAGCCCTGGAAGCATCAAGCCGTGGCTTGCCTACATTCAGTTCAAGTCCCAACATGGAACTGTACACGAACGCGCTTTCGTGCTCGAACGAGCCTGTCTCCAACTCCCCCGGTCTTACAAGCTATGGAAGATGGTACGTCGCGAGGAGCACGCCAGCTGGgggaccgccgccgccgccgattgCTAACTGTACGGATAGTATCTTACCTTTCGCACCAAGCACGTTTCGAAGCTAAATGCTGCCATTTTCCCCGCCGAGTACCGAAAAGTCAATGCCTTATTCGAGCGCGCGCTCATTCTGTTGAACAAAATGCCTCGCATCTGGCAGCTATATCTGAAGTTCTTGCTTCAGCAGCCGCTGGTCACGACCACCCGACGCACTTTCGATCGAGCCCTTCGCGCCTTGCCGATTACCCAGCACAATCGAATCTGGGCTCTCTACAAGCCGTTCATCAACTCTGCTGCAGGAATCAGCGCCGTCAAGGTGTGGCGCCGCTACATGCAAATACACCCCGAGGACGCCGAAGACTTCATCGAGCTCCTTGTGCAGGTCGGCTTCTACACTGAAGCCATCAAGAAGTACATGGACATCCTCAACAATCCGCGCTTCACTAGCAAGCAAGGGAAAGGGCACTATGAACTGTGGAGCGAAATGGTGGACTTGATGGTCGAGCACGCGGCGGATATTGAAACCGGTCACGAAACGGGTATTGATGTTG
This is a stretch of genomic DNA from Colletotrichum lupini chromosome 10, complete sequence. It encodes these proteins:
- a CDS encoding RNA recognition domain-containing protein; the encoded protein is MASGLPIATVYVRNLEERAKVDQLKDALLQIFSDYGNVIDIVAKTNLKAKGQAFVVFDDPEAARKAIEEVQGFELFEKPMQLALARTRSDATVKSVGNDDEFELHKRRRLAEKDKKKAFEAAEEQKRLKRPGPGGAPAADARPAKAARGTGLKSTNPSTTAVIPDEYLPPNKILFVQNLPDDYDIEAVTSIFGRFEGFREVRLVPGRRGIAFVEYEGEQGAITAKENTAGMVLGDTHTIKVTYQRQ
- a CDS encoding ATP synthase subunit D; the encoded protein is MSNQETDSSSAESAFSPCDRSFLYDAVWQGRPTKVLFLACATSCIFGMALGYWDKQPTVELYQWTANRQRSTYLMFTRYPTPSLGGRLSSQRPPNNISSSSLSTISWTTVLRPTASALRCRANRLEPPLRSPFNSKPNLYHRPFRSSSTMSGAPDREAVFPTRQSLGIMKAKLKGAETGHSLLKRKSEALTKRFREITRRIDEAKRKMGRVMQIASFSLAEVTYAVGGDIGYQIQESARSARFRVRTKQENVSGVLLPAFESYVTEGNNDFGLTGLGKGGQQVQRCRETYARAVEALVELASLQTAFVILDEVIKVVNRRVNAIEHVIIPRTENTIKYINSELDELDREEFYRLKKVAGKKQRDTAAADAEIKAKKAARAAEEKGDTSGPGDILAAEEDNDVIF